A DNA window from Gopherus evgoodei ecotype Sinaloan lineage chromosome 22, rGopEvg1_v1.p, whole genome shotgun sequence contains the following coding sequences:
- the LOC115638615 gene encoding uncharacterized protein LOC115638615 isoform X2, protein MGLGHQKRGRAQQKLPPIMWTDLVFHLPPCQPPLEDLPLAKAREAWRSAGPPGKVADSSGRGHRTGRRKERKKLAPRAMAPLLEHRRGGTGSSPPSCSTSKTPAEALSAPQPPRDAASREKPKLRKILVDLRPVLENVMEPWDSWEGCSETRSVRSAGCSPRECGQPSRGGRDSRGGASAAEDQTHRVTSLPPIAAQPRDSGQAAVACKPPLSQAQAPRDGALARRAAPRQEPTAPVTFPKISLQPEPAEQLPPPERSSSAETAGAGSLLRPERSPDIQLPTRLLLQRLQETTTSQHHQLIAQALQALRKELQGEAPASPSEGERWRLLREPALNRKDDARRRNRKAVGLHPGAAERRLVKLTWRTGSPIAGNTREAACPQIHR, encoded by the exons ATGGGCTTGGGCCACCAGAAGAGGGGAAGAGCTCAGCAGAAGTTACCACCCATCATGTGGACGGACCTGGTGTTCCACCTTCCCCCATGCCAGCCGCCGCTGGAAG ACCTCCCACTAGCGAAGGCAAGAGAAGCCTGGAGATCGGctgggcccccagggaaggtggCAGACTCCTCTGGTAGGGGGCATAGGACGGGCAGGCGGAAGGAGAGAAAGAAGCTAGCTCCTCGGGCCATGGCCCCCCTCCTTGAACACAGGAGAGGAGGAACAGGGTCTTCTCCacccagctgcagcacttcaAAGACCCCTGCAGAGGCCCTGTCTGCTCCACAGCCGCCCAGAGATGCAGCCAGCAGGGAGAAGCCCAAGCTCAGGAAGATCTTGGTCGACCTTCGCCCCGTCCTGGAGAACGTCATGGAGCCCTGGGACTCTTGGGAGGGGTGTTCAGAGACGAGGAGCGTCCGCAGCGCTGGGTGTTCTCCCCGGGAGTGTGGACAGCCCAGCAGGGGAGGCCGCGACAGCAGAGGTGGAGCCAGCGCCGCTGAAGATCAGACTCACCGggtcacctctctgcctcccatAGCGGCCCAGCCCAGAGACAGTGGCCAGGCTGCCGTGGCATGTAAGCCACCCCTTAGCCAGGCGCAGGCTCCGAGAGACGGCGCGCTCGCCCGCCGGGCTGCTCCGAGGCAGGAGCCCACGGCTCCAGTGACCTTCCCGAAGATAAgcctccagccagagccagcagagcagctgcCACCCCCTGAGCGGAGCAGCTCGGCAGAGACG GCTGGAGCTGGCAGCCTCCTGAGGCCAGAGCGCTCCCCAGACATCCAGCTCCCCACCCGGCTGCTCCTGCAGCGCCTCCAGGAGACCACGACCAGCCAGCACCACCAGCTGATCGCTCAGGCGCTGCAGGCTCTGCgcaaggagctgcagggggaagcGCCTGCCTCACCCAGCGA AGGGGAGAGGTGGCGTTTGCTCCGGGAGCCTGCACTGAACAGGAAGGATGATgccaggaggaggaacaggaaggCCGTGGGGCTGCatcctggggctgcagagaggagaCTGGTGAAGCTCACCTGGAGGACAGGCAG CCCCATTGCCGGCAACACCAGGGAGGCAGCCTGCCCCCAAATCCACCGCTGA
- the LOC115638615 gene encoding uncharacterized protein LOC115638615 isoform X1, with protein MGLGHQKRGRAQQKLPPIMWTDLVFHLPPCQPPLEDLPLAKAREAWRSAGPPGKVADSSGRGHRTGRRKERKKLAPRAMAPLLEHRRGGTGSSPPSCSTSKTPAEALSAPQPPRDAASREKPKLRKILVDLRPVLENVMEPWDSWEGCSETRSVRSAGCSPRECGQPSRGGRDSRGGASAAEDQTHRVTSLPPIAAQPRDSGQAAVACKPPLSQAQAPRDGALARRAAPRQEPTAPVTFPKISLQPEPAEQLPPPERSSSAETAGAGSLLRPERSPDIQLPTRLLLQRLQETTTSQHHQLIAQALQALRKELQGEAPASPSEGERWRLLREPALNRKDDARRRNRKAVGLHPGAAERRLVKLTWRTGRPWQPETLNPWTGPGSWRRNIRAGNVPSAGPRVRRGRGIPPWLADQVRASRSQHTPTFPNPTRAWCIQSTMNSGL; from the exons ATGGGCTTGGGCCACCAGAAGAGGGGAAGAGCTCAGCAGAAGTTACCACCCATCATGTGGACGGACCTGGTGTTCCACCTTCCCCCATGCCAGCCGCCGCTGGAAG ACCTCCCACTAGCGAAGGCAAGAGAAGCCTGGAGATCGGctgggcccccagggaaggtggCAGACTCCTCTGGTAGGGGGCATAGGACGGGCAGGCGGAAGGAGAGAAAGAAGCTAGCTCCTCGGGCCATGGCCCCCCTCCTTGAACACAGGAGAGGAGGAACAGGGTCTTCTCCacccagctgcagcacttcaAAGACCCCTGCAGAGGCCCTGTCTGCTCCACAGCCGCCCAGAGATGCAGCCAGCAGGGAGAAGCCCAAGCTCAGGAAGATCTTGGTCGACCTTCGCCCCGTCCTGGAGAACGTCATGGAGCCCTGGGACTCTTGGGAGGGGTGTTCAGAGACGAGGAGCGTCCGCAGCGCTGGGTGTTCTCCCCGGGAGTGTGGACAGCCCAGCAGGGGAGGCCGCGACAGCAGAGGTGGAGCCAGCGCCGCTGAAGATCAGACTCACCGggtcacctctctgcctcccatAGCGGCCCAGCCCAGAGACAGTGGCCAGGCTGCCGTGGCATGTAAGCCACCCCTTAGCCAGGCGCAGGCTCCGAGAGACGGCGCGCTCGCCCGCCGGGCTGCTCCGAGGCAGGAGCCCACGGCTCCAGTGACCTTCCCGAAGATAAgcctccagccagagccagcagagcagctgcCACCCCCTGAGCGGAGCAGCTCGGCAGAGACG GCTGGAGCTGGCAGCCTCCTGAGGCCAGAGCGCTCCCCAGACATCCAGCTCCCCACCCGGCTGCTCCTGCAGCGCCTCCAGGAGACCACGACCAGCCAGCACCACCAGCTGATCGCTCAGGCGCTGCAGGCTCTGCgcaaggagctgcagggggaagcGCCTGCCTCACCCAGCGA AGGGGAGAGGTGGCGTTTGCTCCGGGAGCCTGCACTGAACAGGAAGGATGATgccaggaggaggaacaggaaggCCGTGGGGCTGCatcctggggctgcagagaggagaCTGGTGAAGCTCACCTGGAGGACAGGCAG ACCATGGCAGCCTGAGACTTTGAATCCCTGGACTGGGCCAGGGAGCTGGAGAAGGAACATAAGGGCAGGGAACGTGCCTTCTGCAGGTCCTAGAGTAAGACGAGGCAGAGGGATACCACCCTGGCTGGCAGATCAGGTGCGTGCCAGCAGGTCCCAACACACTCCAACTTTCCCAAATCCCACAAGGGCATGGTGCATCCAGAGCACAATGAACTCAGGCCTCTGA